A portion of the Lathamus discolor isolate bLatDis1 chromosome 5, bLatDis1.hap1, whole genome shotgun sequence genome contains these proteins:
- the DPYSL5 gene encoding dihydropyrimidinase-related protein 5 isoform X1: MLANAATMRILIKGGKVVNDDCTLEADVYIENGIIQQVGRELMIPGGAKVIDATGKLVIPGGIDTSTHFHQTFMNATCVDDFYHGTKCCCNPQAALVGGTTMIIGHVLPDKETSLLDAYEKCRSLADPKVCCDYALHMGITWWAPKVKAEMETLVREKGVNSFQMFMTYKDLYMLRDSELYQVFRACRDFGAIARVHAENGELVAEGAKEALDLGITGPEGIEISRPEELEAEATHRVITIANRTHCPVYLVNVSSMSAGDVIAAAKMQGKVVYAETTTAHATLTGLHYYHQDWFHAAAYVTVPPLRLDTNTSAYLMSLLANDTLNIVASDHRPFSTKQKAMGKEDFTKIPHGVSGVQDRMNIIWERGVVGGKMDENRFVAVTSSNAAKIHNLYPRKGRIIPGADADVVVWDPEATKTISASTQVQGGDINLYENMRCHGVPLVTISRGRVVYENGVFMCAEGTGKFCPLRSFPDSVYKKLVQREKSLKLRGVDRTPYLGDVAVVVHAGKKETGTPLADTPTRPATRHGGMRDLHESSFSLSGSQIDDHVPKRASARILAPPGGRSSGIW; encoded by the exons ATGCTTGCCAACGCAGCCACCATGCGGATCCTCATCAAGGGAGGGAAGGTGGTGAATGACGACTGCACGCTGGAGGCAGATGTCTACATCGAGAACGGCATCATCCAGCAAGTGGGCCGCGAGCTCATGATCCCCGGCGGGGCCAAGGTCATTGACGCCACCGGCAAGCTTGTCATCCCCGGCGGCATTGACACCAGCACCCACTTCCACCAGACCTTCATGAATGCCACCTGTGTGGATGACTTCTACCATGGCACCAAG TGCTGCTGTAACCCGCAGGCAGCCCTGGTAGGAGGGACAACGATGATCATTGGCCATGTCCTGCCCGACAAGGAGACCTCACTGCTGGACGCCTATGAGAAGTGCCGCAGCCTGGCCGACCCCAAGGTCTGCTGCGACTACGCCCTGCACATGGGCATCACTTGGTGGGCGCCCAAG GTGAAGGCAGAGATGGAGACACTGGTGCGGGAGAAGGGGGTGAACTCCTTTCAGATGTTCATGACCTACAAGGACCTGTACATGCTGCGGGACAGCGAGCTCTACCAGGTCTTCCGGGCCTGCCGTGACTTCGGCGCCATCGCCCGCGTCCACGCTGAGAATGGCGAGCTGGTGGCTGAG GGAGCAAAGGAGGCATTGGACCTGGGCATCACGGGGCCGGAGGGCATTGAGATCAGCCGGCCTGAAGAG CTGGAAGCCGAGGCCACGCACCGCGTCATCACCATTGCCAACAGG ACCCACTGCCCTGTTTACCTTGTGAACGTCTCCAGTATGTCCGCAGGGGATGTCATTGCTGCTGCCAAGATGCAAG GGAAGGTGGTGTACGCGGAGACTACCACAGCACACGCCACGCTCACTGGGCTGCACTACTACCACCAGGACTGGTTCCATGCTGCTGCCTACGTCACCGTGCCACCGCTGCGCTTGGACACCAACACCTCAGCCTACCTCATGAGCCTGCTCGCCAA TGACACTCTGAACATCGTGGCCTCTGACCACCGGCCCTTCAGCACCAAGCAGAAAGCCATGGGCAAAGAGGACTTCACCAAGATCCCTCACGGCGTCAGCGGCGTGCAGGACCGCATGAACATCATCTGGGAGCGAGGCGTG GTTGGGGGCAAGATGGATGAGAACCGCTTCGTGGCCGTGACCAGCTCCAACGCTGCCAAGATCCACAACCTGTACCCCCGCAAAGGCCGGATCATCCCCGGGGCTGACGCCGATGTCGTCGTCTGGGACCCTGAGGCCACTAA AACCATCTCGGCCAGCACCCAGGTGCAGGGGGGGGACATCAACCTGTACGAGAATATGCGATGCCATGGGGTGCCCCTGGTTACCATCAGCCGTGGGCGCGTGGTCTACGAGAACGGTGTCTTCATGTGCGCCGAGGGCACCGGCAAGTTCTGCCCGCTCCGCTCCTTCCCGGACTCTGTCTACAAGAAGCTGGTGCAGCGGGAGAAG AGTTTAAAGCTGCGGGGTGTGGATCGCACCCCGTACCTGGGGGACGTGGCCGTGGTTGTGCATGCTGGGAAAAAAGAGACGGGGACGCCCCTGGCCGATACCCCCACACGGCCCGCCACGCGACACGGGGGCATGAGGGACCTCCACGAGTCCAGCTTCAGCCTCTCCG GTTCTCAGATCGATGACCACGTTCCAAAGCGAGCTTCGGCCCGGATTCTCGCTCCCCCCGGAGGCCGGTCGAGCGGCATTTGGTAG
- the DPYSL5 gene encoding dihydropyrimidinase-related protein 5 isoform X3 has protein sequence MLANAATMRILIKGGKVVNDDCTLEADVYIENGIIQQVGRELMIPGGAKVIDATGKLVIPGGIDTSTHFHQTFMNATCVDDFYHGTKCCCNPQAALVGGTTMIIGHVLPDKETSLLDAYEKCRSLADPKVCCDYALHMGITWWAPKVKAEMETLVREKGVNSFQMFMTYKDLYMLRDSELYQVFRACRDFGAIARVHAENGELVAEGAKEALDLGITGPEGIEISRPEELEAEATHRVITIANRTHCPVYLVNVSSMSAGDVIAAAKMQGKVVYAETTTAHATLTGLHYYHQDWFHAAAYVTVPPLRLDTNTSAYLMSLLANDTLNIVASDHRPFSTKQKAMGKEDFTKIPHGVSGVQDRMNIIWERGVVGGKMDENRFVAVTSSNAAKIHNLYPRKGRIIPGADADVVVWDPEATKTISASTQVQGGDINLYENMRCHGVPLVTISRGRVVYENGVFMCAEGTGKFCPLRSFPDSVYKKLVQREKVLRSMTTFQSELRPGFSLPPEAGRAAFGRAEDLSPN, from the exons ATGCTTGCCAACGCAGCCACCATGCGGATCCTCATCAAGGGAGGGAAGGTGGTGAATGACGACTGCACGCTGGAGGCAGATGTCTACATCGAGAACGGCATCATCCAGCAAGTGGGCCGCGAGCTCATGATCCCCGGCGGGGCCAAGGTCATTGACGCCACCGGCAAGCTTGTCATCCCCGGCGGCATTGACACCAGCACCCACTTCCACCAGACCTTCATGAATGCCACCTGTGTGGATGACTTCTACCATGGCACCAAG TGCTGCTGTAACCCGCAGGCAGCCCTGGTAGGAGGGACAACGATGATCATTGGCCATGTCCTGCCCGACAAGGAGACCTCACTGCTGGACGCCTATGAGAAGTGCCGCAGCCTGGCCGACCCCAAGGTCTGCTGCGACTACGCCCTGCACATGGGCATCACTTGGTGGGCGCCCAAG GTGAAGGCAGAGATGGAGACACTGGTGCGGGAGAAGGGGGTGAACTCCTTTCAGATGTTCATGACCTACAAGGACCTGTACATGCTGCGGGACAGCGAGCTCTACCAGGTCTTCCGGGCCTGCCGTGACTTCGGCGCCATCGCCCGCGTCCACGCTGAGAATGGCGAGCTGGTGGCTGAG GGAGCAAAGGAGGCATTGGACCTGGGCATCACGGGGCCGGAGGGCATTGAGATCAGCCGGCCTGAAGAG CTGGAAGCCGAGGCCACGCACCGCGTCATCACCATTGCCAACAGG ACCCACTGCCCTGTTTACCTTGTGAACGTCTCCAGTATGTCCGCAGGGGATGTCATTGCTGCTGCCAAGATGCAAG GGAAGGTGGTGTACGCGGAGACTACCACAGCACACGCCACGCTCACTGGGCTGCACTACTACCACCAGGACTGGTTCCATGCTGCTGCCTACGTCACCGTGCCACCGCTGCGCTTGGACACCAACACCTCAGCCTACCTCATGAGCCTGCTCGCCAA TGACACTCTGAACATCGTGGCCTCTGACCACCGGCCCTTCAGCACCAAGCAGAAAGCCATGGGCAAAGAGGACTTCACCAAGATCCCTCACGGCGTCAGCGGCGTGCAGGACCGCATGAACATCATCTGGGAGCGAGGCGTG GTTGGGGGCAAGATGGATGAGAACCGCTTCGTGGCCGTGACCAGCTCCAACGCTGCCAAGATCCACAACCTGTACCCCCGCAAAGGCCGGATCATCCCCGGGGCTGACGCCGATGTCGTCGTCTGGGACCCTGAGGCCACTAA AACCATCTCGGCCAGCACCCAGGTGCAGGGGGGGGACATCAACCTGTACGAGAATATGCGATGCCATGGGGTGCCCCTGGTTACCATCAGCCGTGGGCGCGTGGTCTACGAGAACGGTGTCTTCATGTGCGCCGAGGGCACCGGCAAGTTCTGCCCGCTCCGCTCCTTCCCGGACTCTGTCTACAAGAAGCTGGTGCAGCGGGAGAAG GTTCTCAGATCGATGACCACGTTCCAAAGCGAGCTTCGGCCCGGATTCTCGCTCCCCCCGGAGGCCGGTCGAGCGGCATTTGGTAGAGCCGAGGACCTGTCCCCCAACTGA
- the DPYSL5 gene encoding dihydropyrimidinase-related protein 5 isoform X2 yields the protein MLANAATMRILIKGGKVVNDDCTLEADVYIENGIIQQVGRELMIPGGAKVIDATGKLVIPGGIDTSTHFHQTFMNATCVDDFYHGTKAALVGGTTMIIGHVLPDKETSLLDAYEKCRSLADPKVCCDYALHMGITWWAPKVKAEMETLVREKGVNSFQMFMTYKDLYMLRDSELYQVFRACRDFGAIARVHAENGELVAEGAKEALDLGITGPEGIEISRPEELEAEATHRVITIANRTHCPVYLVNVSSMSAGDVIAAAKMQGKVVYAETTTAHATLTGLHYYHQDWFHAAAYVTVPPLRLDTNTSAYLMSLLANDTLNIVASDHRPFSTKQKAMGKEDFTKIPHGVSGVQDRMNIIWERGVVGGKMDENRFVAVTSSNAAKIHNLYPRKGRIIPGADADVVVWDPEATKTISASTQVQGGDINLYENMRCHGVPLVTISRGRVVYENGVFMCAEGTGKFCPLRSFPDSVYKKLVQREKSLKLRGVDRTPYLGDVAVVVHAGKKETGTPLADTPTRPATRHGGMRDLHESSFSLSGSQIDDHVPKRASARILAPPGGRSSGIW from the exons ATGCTTGCCAACGCAGCCACCATGCGGATCCTCATCAAGGGAGGGAAGGTGGTGAATGACGACTGCACGCTGGAGGCAGATGTCTACATCGAGAACGGCATCATCCAGCAAGTGGGCCGCGAGCTCATGATCCCCGGCGGGGCCAAGGTCATTGACGCCACCGGCAAGCTTGTCATCCCCGGCGGCATTGACACCAGCACCCACTTCCACCAGACCTTCATGAATGCCACCTGTGTGGATGACTTCTACCATGGCACCAAG GCAGCCCTGGTAGGAGGGACAACGATGATCATTGGCCATGTCCTGCCCGACAAGGAGACCTCACTGCTGGACGCCTATGAGAAGTGCCGCAGCCTGGCCGACCCCAAGGTCTGCTGCGACTACGCCCTGCACATGGGCATCACTTGGTGGGCGCCCAAG GTGAAGGCAGAGATGGAGACACTGGTGCGGGAGAAGGGGGTGAACTCCTTTCAGATGTTCATGACCTACAAGGACCTGTACATGCTGCGGGACAGCGAGCTCTACCAGGTCTTCCGGGCCTGCCGTGACTTCGGCGCCATCGCCCGCGTCCACGCTGAGAATGGCGAGCTGGTGGCTGAG GGAGCAAAGGAGGCATTGGACCTGGGCATCACGGGGCCGGAGGGCATTGAGATCAGCCGGCCTGAAGAG CTGGAAGCCGAGGCCACGCACCGCGTCATCACCATTGCCAACAGG ACCCACTGCCCTGTTTACCTTGTGAACGTCTCCAGTATGTCCGCAGGGGATGTCATTGCTGCTGCCAAGATGCAAG GGAAGGTGGTGTACGCGGAGACTACCACAGCACACGCCACGCTCACTGGGCTGCACTACTACCACCAGGACTGGTTCCATGCTGCTGCCTACGTCACCGTGCCACCGCTGCGCTTGGACACCAACACCTCAGCCTACCTCATGAGCCTGCTCGCCAA TGACACTCTGAACATCGTGGCCTCTGACCACCGGCCCTTCAGCACCAAGCAGAAAGCCATGGGCAAAGAGGACTTCACCAAGATCCCTCACGGCGTCAGCGGCGTGCAGGACCGCATGAACATCATCTGGGAGCGAGGCGTG GTTGGGGGCAAGATGGATGAGAACCGCTTCGTGGCCGTGACCAGCTCCAACGCTGCCAAGATCCACAACCTGTACCCCCGCAAAGGCCGGATCATCCCCGGGGCTGACGCCGATGTCGTCGTCTGGGACCCTGAGGCCACTAA AACCATCTCGGCCAGCACCCAGGTGCAGGGGGGGGACATCAACCTGTACGAGAATATGCGATGCCATGGGGTGCCCCTGGTTACCATCAGCCGTGGGCGCGTGGTCTACGAGAACGGTGTCTTCATGTGCGCCGAGGGCACCGGCAAGTTCTGCCCGCTCCGCTCCTTCCCGGACTCTGTCTACAAGAAGCTGGTGCAGCGGGAGAAG AGTTTAAAGCTGCGGGGTGTGGATCGCACCCCGTACCTGGGGGACGTGGCCGTGGTTGTGCATGCTGGGAAAAAAGAGACGGGGACGCCCCTGGCCGATACCCCCACACGGCCCGCCACGCGACACGGGGGCATGAGGGACCTCCACGAGTCCAGCTTCAGCCTCTCCG GTTCTCAGATCGATGACCACGTTCCAAAGCGAGCTTCGGCCCGGATTCTCGCTCCCCCCGGAGGCCGGTCGAGCGGCATTTGGTAG
- the MAPRE3 gene encoding microtubule-associated protein RP/EB family member 3 isoform X2, which yields MAVNVYSTSVTSENLSRHDMLAWVNDSLQLNYTKIEQLCSGAAYCQFMDMLFPGCVHLRKVKFQAKLEHEYIHNFKVLQAAFKKMGVDKIIAVERLVKGKFQDNFEFIQWFKKFFDANYDGKEYNPLLARQGQDVAPPPNPVPQRTSPTGPKNSPNPARLSNVPSNILRKNSPAARNGGSEADAQILELNQQLMDLKLTVDGLEKERDFYFSKLRDIELICQEHENENSPIITGIVSVLYATEEGFAPPEDDELEEQQPEEQDEY from the exons ATGGCCGTCAATGTGTACTCGACATCGGTGACCAGTGAGAACCTGAGCCGCCATGACATGCTCGCCTGGGTCAACGACTCCCTCCAGCTCAACTACACCAAGATcgagcagctctgctcag GGGCTGCGTATTGCCAGTTCATGGACATGCTGTTCCCCGGCTGTGTCCACCTGCGGAAGGTGAAGTTCCAAGCCAAGCTGGAGCACGAGTACATTCACAACTTCAAGGTGCTGCAAGCCGCCTTCAAGAAGATGGGAGTGGACAAG ATCATCGCTGTGGAGAGGCTGGTGAAGGGCAAGTTCCAGGACAACTTCGAGTTCATCCAGTGGTTTAAGAAGTTCTTTGATGCCAACTATGACGGGAAGGAGTACAACCCGCTGCTGGCGCGGCAGGGCCAGGACGTCGCGCCCCCCCCAAACCCAG TCCCCCAGAGGACCTCTCCCACCGGTCCCAAGAACTCCCCGAACCCAGCCCGCCTCAGCAACGTCCCCAGCAACATCCTCCGGAAAAACTCCCCTGCAGCGCGCAATGGGGGCAGCGAAGCCGACGCACAGATACTGGAGCTCAACCAGCAG CTCATGGACCTGAAGCTGACAGTGGACGGGCTGGAGAAGGAGCGGGATTTCTACTTCAGCAAACTGCGGGACATTGAGCTGATTTGCCAGGAGCACGAGAACGAGAACAGCCCCATCATCACCGGCATTGTCAGCGTCCTCTACGCCACAGAG GAGGGCTTTGCCCCGCCAGAGGATGAcgagctggaggagcagcagccagaggagcaggatgagTATTAA
- the MAPRE3 gene encoding microtubule-associated protein RP/EB family member 3 isoform X1 — MAVNVYSTSVTSENLSRHDMLAWVNDSLQLNYTKIEQLCSGAAYCQFMDMLFPGCVHLRKVKFQAKLEHEYIHNFKVLQAAFKKMGVDKIIAVERLVKGKFQDNFEFIQWFKKFFDANYDGKEYNPLLARQGQDVAPPPNPGDHIFNKPKKPIGTAVPQRTSPTGPKNSPNPARLSNVPSNILRKNSPAARNGGSEADAQILELNQQLMDLKLTVDGLEKERDFYFSKLRDIELICQEHENENSPIITGIVSVLYATEEGFAPPEDDELEEQQPEEQDEY, encoded by the exons ATGGCCGTCAATGTGTACTCGACATCGGTGACCAGTGAGAACCTGAGCCGCCATGACATGCTCGCCTGGGTCAACGACTCCCTCCAGCTCAACTACACCAAGATcgagcagctctgctcag GGGCTGCGTATTGCCAGTTCATGGACATGCTGTTCCCCGGCTGTGTCCACCTGCGGAAGGTGAAGTTCCAAGCCAAGCTGGAGCACGAGTACATTCACAACTTCAAGGTGCTGCAAGCCGCCTTCAAGAAGATGGGAGTGGACAAG ATCATCGCTGTGGAGAGGCTGGTGAAGGGCAAGTTCCAGGACAACTTCGAGTTCATCCAGTGGTTTAAGAAGTTCTTTGATGCCAACTATGACGGGAAGGAGTACAACCCGCTGCTGGCGCGGCAGGGCCAGGACGTCGCGCCCCCCCCAAACCCAGGTGATCACATCTTCAACAAACCCAAGAAACCCATTGGCACTGCAG TCCCCCAGAGGACCTCTCCCACCGGTCCCAAGAACTCCCCGAACCCAGCCCGCCTCAGCAACGTCCCCAGCAACATCCTCCGGAAAAACTCCCCTGCAGCGCGCAATGGGGGCAGCGAAGCCGACGCACAGATACTGGAGCTCAACCAGCAG CTCATGGACCTGAAGCTGACAGTGGACGGGCTGGAGAAGGAGCGGGATTTCTACTTCAGCAAACTGCGGGACATTGAGCTGATTTGCCAGGAGCACGAGAACGAGAACAGCCCCATCATCACCGGCATTGTCAGCGTCCTCTACGCCACAGAG GAGGGCTTTGCCCCGCCAGAGGATGAcgagctggaggagcagcagccagaggagcaggatgagTATTAA